In the Danio rerio strain Tuebingen ecotype United States chromosome 8, GRCz12tu, whole genome shotgun sequence genome, one interval contains:
- the LOC141375549 gene encoding uncharacterized protein has protein sequence MLVKAQYRNQKKFIKIPEACFDLFLAEVKEKFSLPQDLVITVTDETGTEVDEDVFPDLMSTSGLLLVINALNDSGPSTPQSSASFDTDTLSLTSKSSEDSDWFSPKRFRKDEDEASQNSQARDLIKQILETRPGGANVLREYEDTGTITDETRKVMVNILVAHMMETEGRVPHRLTKQKYGLGIITLFPSLRDPQGRTGYEHFYDGQKNSGFLSWRLKTVQRGTKPSGNKDDPKTEEKGGPLLDRQLCHPEDQLDSDQSLEAISLMNHTSDREVIMQKMRATFKYRQRLVRDPEKSTTILSVFPRFLDTKGLILQDFTLLFGSETASRLLERWPTVFKSKIIKLAETLTSTPLLKRLLSSAKQKKESSEAEDFPEWDSDISSFLLLLHFLSPQVSGRKKIQKMSISQAIDHLVVFQKACRSIQEHLETEDNRQPYILAIGSSKEAISQFFIVLDKKLIPCQESSSLAAVDELFKVHFVFSISYDPPLKGLFTFLQTTVYRIDVGSTSETPRVKELRAKLQNDV, from the exons ATGCTTGTCAAAGCACAATATCGAAACCAAAAGAAGTTCATAAAAATCCCAGAGGCttgctttgatttatttttagcaGAGG TGAAAGAGAAGTTTTCATTACCACAGGATCTTGTAATTACAGTTACAGATGAAACTGGTACAGAGGTGGACGAAGATGTGTTTCCTGATCTAATGAGCACCAGTGGACTGCTTCTTGTTataaatgctttaaatgacaGTG GACCCTCCACACCTCAATCTTCAGCCAGCTTTGATACAGATACACTCTCTTTAACTTCAAAAAGCAGTGAGGACAGTGACTGGTTTAGTCCAAAACGCTTTAGAAAGGATGAGGATGAGGCTTCACAAAACTCACAGGCCAGAGAT TTGATCAAACAAATTCTAGAGACAAGACCAGGTGGAGCAAATGTGCTGAGGGAGTATGAAGATACGGGGACAATTACTGATGAGACAAGAAAAGTTATGGTGAACATTCTAGTAGCCCACATGATGGAGACAGAAGg GAGAGTTCCACACCGCCTTACCAAACAGAAGTATGGTTTGGGAATTATCACCTTGTTTCCCTCACTCAGAGATCCCCAAGGGAGGACTGGATAT GAACATTTTTATGATGGCCAGAAAAACTCTGGATTCTTGTCGTGGCGACTCAAAACCGTACAAAGGGGGACAAAACCTTCTGGAAATAAAGATGATCCTAAAACAGAGGAAAAGGGGGGTCCTTTGCTTGACCGACAGCTGTGTCACCCTGAAGATCAGCTGGACAGTGATCAAAGTCTAGAGGCCATCTCTCTGATGAATCATACAAGCGACCGTGAGGTCATCATGCAGAAGATGAGGGcaacatttaaatacagacaACGTCTTGTGCGTGATCCAGAGAAATCCACCACTATTCTCTCTGTTTTTCCTCGATTTCTGGATACGAAAGGATTG ATTCTCCAGGACTTTACACTCCTGTTCGGGTCAGAAACGGCTTCCAGACTCTTGGAAAGGTGGCCAACAGTTTTCAAGTCAAAGATTATCAAGCTAGCAGAAACCTTGACATCCACTCCACTGCTGAAAAGATTGCTGTCATCTgccaaacagaaaaaagaaagcagCGAGGCAGAGGATTTCCCAG AGTGGGACAGTGACATATCATCCTTTCTTCTACTTCTGCATTTTTTGTCGCCCCAAGTTTCTGGAAGAAAGAAAATCCAGAAGATGAGCATCTCGCAGGCAATTGACCATCTGGTGGTTTTTCAAAAG GCATGCCGGAGTATTCAGGAACACCTCGAGACAGAAGACAATCGTCAACCTTACATTCTTGCCATAGGAAGCAGCAAGGAAGCCATCAGTCAGTTCTTCATTGTGCTTGACAAAAAGCTCATCCCATGTCAAGAATCCTCTTCACTAGCGGCAGTCGATGAACTGTTCAAGGTCCATTTTGTGTTCAGTATCAGTTATGATCCTCCACTTAAAGGTTTGTTCACATTTCTCCAGACCACAGTGTACAGAATTGATGTTGGCAGCACAAGTGAAACCCCAAGGGTGAAGGAGCTCAGAGCTAAATTACAGAATGATGTTTAG